In Paenibacillus guangzhouensis, a single window of DNA contains:
- the sufB gene encoding Fe-S cluster assembly protein SufB, which produces MAKKMPEMEEYKYGFRDEHKAVFQTGKGLTEEIVREISKIKDEPEWMLDFRLKSLKQFEKMAMPKWGGDLDDLDFNDIQYYVRPSEKQGKTWEEVPAEIKETFDKLGIPEAEQKFLAGVSAQYESEVVYHSMQKDLEDQGVIFMDTDTALREHPEIFKEYFATVIPAADNKFAALNSAVWSGGSFIYVPKGVKCEIPLQAYFRINSENMGQFERTLIIADEDSFVHYVEGCTAPIYSTNSLHSAVVEIVCRKNARVRYTTIQNWAPNIYNLVTKRAVAEENATMEWVDGNIGSKLTMKYPAVILKGRGAKGSVLSIAVAGKGQHQDAGAKMIHLAPDTTSTIVSKSISKHGGKVTYRGLASFGRNSEGSKANIKCDTLILDNESTSDTIPYNEIMNDNITLEHEATVSKVSEDQLFYLMSRGLSESEATQMIVMGFIEPFTKELPMEYAVEMNRLIKFEMEGSIG; this is translated from the coding sequence ATGGCAAAGAAAATGCCTGAAATGGAAGAGTATAAGTACGGCTTTCGCGATGAGCACAAAGCGGTTTTCCAAACTGGTAAAGGTCTAACAGAGGAAATCGTTCGTGAAATTTCGAAAATCAAAGATGAGCCAGAGTGGATGTTGGACTTCCGTCTGAAATCATTGAAACAATTCGAGAAGATGGCGATGCCGAAATGGGGCGGCGATCTGGATGATCTAGACTTTAACGACATCCAATATTATGTTCGTCCTTCAGAGAAGCAAGGGAAGACATGGGAAGAGGTTCCTGCAGAGATTAAGGAAACGTTCGATAAGCTGGGTATTCCAGAAGCCGAGCAGAAGTTCCTGGCAGGGGTATCTGCTCAATACGAATCTGAGGTTGTCTATCACAGCATGCAGAAGGATCTTGAAGATCAAGGCGTTATCTTCATGGATACCGATACAGCCCTTCGTGAGCATCCAGAGATTTTCAAAGAATACTTCGCTACGGTTATTCCGGCTGCAGATAACAAATTCGCAGCATTGAACAGTGCGGTATGGTCCGGCGGAAGCTTCATTTACGTTCCAAAAGGCGTTAAATGTGAAATTCCACTTCAAGCCTACTTCCGGATTAACTCCGAGAACATGGGTCAGTTCGAGCGTACATTGATCATCGCGGATGAAGACAGCTTCGTACACTACGTAGAAGGCTGTACAGCACCGATCTACAGCACGAACTCGCTGCATAGTGCGGTGGTTGAGATCGTATGTCGTAAGAACGCTCGCGTTCGTTACACGACGATTCAGAACTGGGCGCCGAACATCTACAACCTCGTAACCAAACGTGCGGTTGCAGAAGAGAATGCGACGATGGAGTGGGTTGACGGGAACATCGGTTCCAAGTTGACGATGAAATATCCAGCGGTAATCTTGAAAGGCCGCGGCGCGAAAGGCAGCGTATTGTCCATCGCGGTTGCTGGTAAAGGCCAACACCAAGATGCAGGGGCGAAAATGATCCACCTTGCACCAGATACAACGTCTACGATCGTATCGAAATCGATCAGTAAGCATGGCGGTAAAGTAACGTACCGTGGTCTTGCATCCTTCGGACGTAATTCGGAAGGCTCCAAAGCGAACATTAAATGTGATACGCTGATTCTGGATAACGAGTCGACATCAGATACAATTCCATACAATGAAATCATGAATGATAACATCACGCTTGAGCATGAGGCAACGGTATCCAAAGTATCGGAAGACCAATTGTTCTACTTGATGAGCCGTGGCTTAAGCGAGTCGGAAGCGACGCAAATGATCGTCATGGGCTTCATTGAGCCATTCACGAAAGAGTTGCCAATGGAGTACGCTGTCGAGATGAACCGTCTCATCAAGTTCGAGATGGAAGGTTCTATCGGTTAA
- a CDS encoding HD-GYP domain-containing protein: MRVHVMDLGIGDRLKNDTFNSYGLHVLSRGTILSSQEISKLLLHQVEYVDIEPKEHIEPETPLLNTYSVDSLQAIKPLFDHSILGTSTLFEEALENGYINDEIVQDTFIPLTNEIKEQRDVVNLLLMLNGKNDYTLQHSIQVGLLSYFIATWMGYAEDEAQLIGKAGYLHDIGKCRIDDAILNKPGRLTDYEFRMMTQHTIHGYEIIRNSIYPYSIAIVALQHHERMDGSGYPYHLLGSNIHPYSKIVGVADVYCAMITERVYQQKRDLLSVLKELHEMSFTKLDPTITHIFISHMIPNFIGKSVLLNSGQTGKIVMTNNSDYFRPLIHLEDHFVDLSMDHSLEIIEIYM; this comes from the coding sequence ATGCGAGTGCATGTCATGGATTTAGGCATCGGAGATCGGCTTAAGAACGATACGTTTAATTCCTACGGACTCCATGTTCTATCGCGCGGAACGATTCTTAGTTCCCAAGAAATCTCTAAACTTCTATTACATCAGGTTGAATATGTAGATATCGAACCCAAAGAGCATATCGAACCTGAGACACCCTTATTAAATACGTATTCCGTAGATTCTTTACAAGCGATTAAGCCACTATTCGATCATTCGATCTTAGGGACGAGCACCTTATTCGAGGAAGCGCTCGAGAATGGGTACATCAATGACGAGATTGTCCAAGATACGTTCATTCCGCTCACAAATGAAATCAAAGAGCAACGCGATGTCGTGAATCTGCTGCTGATGCTGAACGGCAAGAATGACTACACGCTCCAGCATTCGATTCAAGTCGGTCTCCTTTCCTATTTTATTGCTACTTGGATGGGATATGCCGAAGATGAAGCCCAGTTGATCGGTAAGGCGGGTTATCTACACGATATTGGCAAGTGCCGCATTGATGACGCAATCTTAAATAAACCTGGCCGTCTTACGGATTATGAATTCCGAATGATGACACAGCATACGATCCATGGGTATGAGATTATTCGCAATTCCATTTATCCATATTCCATTGCGATTGTTGCTCTGCAGCACCATGAACGAATGGATGGAAGCGGATATCCTTACCATCTGCTTGGATCGAATATTCATCCTTACTCGAAGATCGTGGGCGTTGCAGATGTCTATTGTGCGATGATTACAGAACGGGTCTATCAGCAGAAACGAGATCTCTTGTCGGTCTTGAAGGAGCTTCATGAGATGAGCTTCACAAAGCTGGATCCTACCATAACACACATCTTCATCTCGCATATGATTCCGAACTTCATCGGCAAGAGCGTCTTGTTGAACTCGGGCCAGACCGGGAAAATCGTCATGACGAACAACTCGGACTATTTCCGCCCGCTTATCCATCTGGAAGATCACTTCGTCGACCTCTCGATGGATCATTCCTTGGAAATCATCGAAATATATATGTGA
- the sufU gene encoding Fe-S cluster assembly sulfur transfer protein SufU produces the protein MQLDDLYRRVIMDHYKNPRNRGTFNEDAVTINLNNPTCGDKISLQLQMNGDVVKAAKFSGEGCSISLSSASMMTEAVKGKTITEALDLADRFSGLMKGEAVEFEELEDIEALSGVNKFPARIKCATLAWNALRKGIEHDHQK, from the coding sequence ATGCAATTGGATGATTTATACCGTCGAGTAATTATGGATCATTATAAAAATCCGCGTAATCGTGGAACATTCAATGAGGATGCGGTAACGATTAACTTGAACAATCCGACCTGTGGTGACAAGATTTCGCTGCAGCTTCAAATGAATGGCGATGTCGTCAAGGCTGCTAAATTTTCTGGCGAGGGCTGCTCCATCAGTTTGTCTTCGGCGTCAATGATGACAGAAGCTGTCAAAGGGAAGACGATTACAGAGGCGTTGGACCTTGCAGATCGTTTCTCTGGGTTGATGAAAGGCGAAGCGGTGGAGTTCGAGGAACTCGAAGATATCGAAGCGTTGTCTGGGGTGAATAAGTTCCCAGCACGTATCAAATGTGCGACATTAGCGTGGAATGCCTTGCGTAAAGGGATTGAACACGATCATCAAAAATAG
- the sufC gene encoding Fe-S cluster assembly ATPase SufC, translated as MATHFKIDGLKAEIEGKEILKGLSLEIKGGEIHAIMGPNGTGKSTLASALMGHPKYEVTEGSVELNGEDVLEMAVDERARAGLFLAMQYPSEIAGVTNSDFLRSAINARREEGNEISLIKFIRQMEGKMKELEMNPEFAHRYLNEGFSGGEKKRNEILQMMLLDPSIVILDEIDSGLDIDALKIVANGVNTMRSEDRGFLIITHYQRLLNYIKPDFVHVMMQGRIVKSGGPELAERLENEGYDWVKEELGIVDETVGQEA; from the coding sequence ATGGCAACACATTTCAAAATTGATGGTTTGAAGGCTGAGATTGAAGGAAAAGAAATTCTAAAAGGTCTTAGCTTAGAGATTAAAGGCGGCGAGATTCATGCGATCATGGGTCCGAATGGTACAGGTAAGAGTACATTAGCTTCTGCATTGATGGGGCATCCTAAATATGAAGTGACTGAAGGAAGCGTAGAACTTAATGGCGAAGACGTGCTTGAAATGGCTGTTGACGAGCGCGCTCGTGCAGGTCTATTCCTTGCAATGCAGTACCCAAGCGAAATCGCAGGTGTAACGAACTCCGACTTCTTGCGCAGTGCAATCAATGCTCGCCGCGAAGAAGGCAACGAAATCTCCTTGATCAAGTTCATTCGCCAAATGGAAGGCAAAATGAAAGAACTTGAGATGAACCCTGAGTTCGCGCATCGTTATTTGAACGAAGGTTTCTCCGGCGGTGAGAAGAAACGTAACGAAATCCTCCAAATGATGCTGCTTGATCCAAGCATTGTGATCCTTGATGAGATCGACTCCGGTCTTGATATTGATGCGCTCAAAATTGTAGCAAACGGTGTGAATACAATGCGCAGCGAAGATCGCGGATTCTTGATCATTACGCACTACCAACGTCTACTTAACTACATCAAACCAGACTTCGTACACGTTATGATGCAAGGACGCATCGTGAAATCCGGCGGTCCTGAGCTAGCAGAGCGTCTTGAGAACGAAGGCTATGACTGGGTTAAAGAAGAGCTCGGCATTGTTGACGAAACGGTAGGTCAAGAAGCTTAA
- the mtnK gene encoding S-methyl-5-thioribose kinase codes for MSAYHPLTLEEAIQIAREIPDLFHEKADLSAREIGDGNLNLVFHISDEASDKSIILKQALPYAKVVGESWPLTLDRARIESEALILEHKLCPNLVPTVYRYDAELAMTIMEDLSDHTIMRKGLIEGNRYPLFAGHIAEFLARTLFFTSDLGMNQQAKKEAVKQFINPELCKITEDLIFADPYVDSETNNFNPAIRDAVEALWADQALKLEVAQLREKFLTSAQALLHGDLHTGSIFITEQSTKVIDPEFAYYGPMGFDIAAVLSNLAMNYIGQEFWSKSSEARASYRNYLVETLRDIWDTFDTNFRALWNEHAVDPLAHTPGYQDLYMQRLLQDAIGFAGCKMIRRTIGLAHVADIDTISDAAVKERTERLALAIGRTLIMEHRQVKSFDLLIDTLEQTIEGVHAS; via the coding sequence GTGTCCGCTTATCATCCTTTAACCCTCGAAGAAGCGATTCAAATCGCGAGAGAAATTCCTGATTTATTCCATGAAAAAGCCGATCTATCCGCCCGTGAAATCGGAGACGGCAACCTGAATCTCGTCTTTCATATCTCGGATGAAGCATCAGATAAGAGCATCATTCTCAAGCAGGCGCTTCCTTATGCCAAAGTCGTCGGGGAATCATGGCCGCTCACCTTGGACCGTGCAAGAATTGAGAGCGAAGCACTCATCCTTGAGCATAAGCTGTGTCCGAACCTTGTCCCTACCGTATACCGCTATGATGCAGAGCTCGCGATGACGATCATGGAAGATCTAAGCGATCATACGATTATGCGTAAAGGCTTAATCGAAGGCAATCGTTACCCATTGTTCGCAGGCCACATTGCCGAGTTCCTTGCTAGAACGCTCTTCTTCACTTCCGACCTTGGCATGAACCAGCAGGCGAAGAAGGAAGCCGTGAAGCAATTCATCAATCCCGAGTTATGCAAAATTACAGAGGATCTCATCTTCGCAGATCCCTATGTAGATAGCGAGACGAATAATTTCAATCCGGCCATCCGCGACGCAGTCGAAGCGCTCTGGGCCGATCAGGCGCTTAAGCTGGAAGTCGCACAATTGCGGGAGAAATTCCTCACTTCTGCGCAAGCCCTGTTACATGGTGATCTGCATACAGGCAGTATCTTCATTACGGAACAATCGACCAAAGTCATCGATCCCGAATTTGCTTATTACGGGCCGATGGGCTTCGATATTGCCGCCGTTCTCTCGAACCTGGCCATGAACTACATCGGTCAAGAATTCTGGAGCAAGTCCAGCGAAGCTCGCGCGTCTTATCGTAATTATCTCGTTGAGACGCTACGTGATATCTGGGATACATTCGATACGAACTTCCGCGCCCTGTGGAACGAGCATGCGGTCGATCCGCTGGCGCACACACCAGGCTACCAGGATCTCTACATGCAGCGGTTATTGCAGGATGCGATTGGATTTGCAGGCTGCAAGATGATCCGCCGCACGATTGGGCTCGCACATGTCGCAGATATCGATACCATTAGCGATGCTGCTGTGAAAGAACGCACTGAACGTCTGGCACTTGCCATCGGCCGCACGCTCATCATGGAGCACCGTCAAGTGAAATCATTCGACTTACTCATTGATACCCTAGAACAAACAATAGAAGGAGTACATGCATCATGA
- a CDS encoding YunC family protein, with amino-acid sequence MVRVEPIQIGSVTVIGVEVKLPKTTLLAVTTERGYIMCGALDVGLLNDRLKDRNIIAGRAVGVKTLTELLEAPLESVTHEADAMGIHPGMTGKDAILKMV; translated from the coding sequence ATGGTTCGGGTTGAACCGATTCAAATTGGCAGTGTGACCGTCATCGGGGTTGAAGTGAAATTACCGAAGACGACGCTGCTTGCTGTAACAACGGAGCGTGGCTACATTATGTGCGGCGCGCTCGATGTTGGACTCCTCAATGACAGATTGAAGGATCGGAACATTATTGCTGGTAGAGCTGTTGGCGTGAAAACCTTAACTGAATTGTTAGAAGCCCCGCTCGAGTCCGTGACCCATGAAGCAGATGCGATGGGTATCCATCCCGGCATGACGGGAAAAGATGCAATTCTTAAGATGGTATAG
- the mtnA gene encoding S-methyl-5-thioribose-1-phosphate isomerase: MTTAPLQSVHWAETHLDLLDQRLLPEEIVMLPLTTVEQVWEAIRHLAVRGAPAIGIAAAYGVAIAGRALKTEEPAAWLQEVLKAAEYLATSRPTAVNLFWALDRMKRCAEAAASEDSTLEGRNAALLHEAHQIQAEDEEVCRSIGEHALTLFEDGMGVLTHCNAGGLATAKYGTALAPFYLAKEQGMHLKVFADETRPVLQGARLTAFELGQAGVDVTLICDNMAGYVMSKGWIQAVIVGTDRVAANGDVANKIGTYSVAVLAKAHNIPFYVASPLSTIDLNTASGADIPIEERPDTEITEGFGKRTAPQDIKVFNPAFDVTPNEYVTAIITEKGIIKPPFHVNLPKLFN; the protein is encoded by the coding sequence ATGACGACTGCACCTTTGCAATCCGTCCATTGGGCGGAAACACATCTAGACTTATTGGATCAGCGATTGCTGCCGGAAGAGATCGTCATGCTTCCTCTGACAACGGTAGAACAAGTCTGGGAAGCGATCCGTCACCTCGCCGTTCGCGGCGCACCTGCAATCGGAATCGCTGCAGCATACGGCGTAGCGATTGCTGGACGAGCATTGAAGACAGAAGAGCCTGCTGCATGGCTGCAAGAGGTGCTCAAGGCTGCAGAATACCTAGCGACTTCACGTCCAACAGCCGTCAATCTGTTCTGGGCCCTTGACCGTATGAAACGTTGTGCAGAAGCTGCTGCTTCGGAAGACTCAACACTTGAAGGTCGAAATGCTGCCCTCCTCCACGAGGCGCATCAGATTCAGGCGGAGGATGAGGAAGTCTGCCGAAGCATCGGAGAACACGCATTAACCCTGTTCGAAGATGGCATGGGCGTGCTCACGCATTGTAACGCCGGTGGCCTCGCGACAGCAAAATACGGTACAGCGTTAGCTCCGTTCTATCTGGCGAAGGAACAAGGCATGCATCTTAAAGTGTTCGCAGATGAGACGCGTCCTGTCTTGCAAGGCGCTCGTCTGACAGCCTTCGAACTTGGGCAAGCTGGCGTCGACGTCACCTTGATCTGTGACAATATGGCAGGTTATGTCATGTCCAAAGGTTGGATCCAAGCGGTGATCGTCGGCACGGATCGCGTCGCTGCGAACGGGGATGTCGCGAACAAGATCGGTACGTACAGCGTTGCGGTTCTTGCCAAGGCGCACAACATTCCGTTCTATGTTGCAAGCCCGCTCTCGACCATTGATCTGAACACAGCAAGCGGCGCGGATATTCCAATTGAGGAGCGTCCGGATACAGAGATTACGGAAGGATTCGGAAAGCGCACTGCGCCGCAGGATATCAAAGTATTCAATCCTGCGTTTGACGTCACGCCGAATGAGTATGTCACAGCTATTATTACGGAAAAAGGGATCATCAAGCCTCCTTTCCATGTGAATCTTCCGAAATTATTCAACTAA
- a CDS encoding DUF1802 family protein has translation MEYNAQPIALKEWAVAIEALASGKQILLMRKGGIVEETRHFELKSPSFYVYPTYEHQRRELLKEASQSDIDVTLAEWSPDDTQVTLRLYAEVVEDIEIHDQEMLNRLRDFHIWTDHFAEERLKWKKKLPLHVLLLRVYKVDPGLKIAIEEEYLGCKSWVNLPSQVATVDRNRFEPVLSDEAFQEQVARIRKALAV, from the coding sequence ATGGAGTATAACGCACAACCCATCGCATTAAAGGAGTGGGCCGTTGCGATCGAAGCTCTCGCTTCAGGCAAGCAGATCCTGTTGATGCGCAAAGGCGGAATCGTAGAAGAGACAAGGCATTTTGAACTGAAGAGCCCGTCCTTTTATGTCTATCCTACCTATGAGCATCAGCGAAGAGAGCTGCTGAAGGAGGCGAGTCAATCCGATATCGATGTGACGCTGGCCGAGTGGTCGCCGGACGATACGCAAGTGACACTTCGTTTATATGCTGAGGTTGTCGAAGATATCGAAATTCATGATCAGGAGATGCTGAATCGGCTTCGCGATTTTCATATCTGGACCGATCACTTCGCCGAAGAACGTCTGAAGTGGAAGAAGAAACTTCCGCTCCATGTATTGCTCTTGCGTGTCTATAAGGTAGATCCGGGACTTAAGATTGCGATCGAAGAAGAGTACCTGGGCTGCAAGTCATGGGTCAATCTGCCGAGTCAGGTGGCGACGGTGGACCGAAATCGATTCGAACCTGTCTTATCGGACGAAGCGTTTCAAGAGCAGGTTGCAAGAATACGAAAAGCGCTAGCAGTGTGA
- a CDS encoding cysteine desulfurase, translating into MNSAQIRKLFPILDQEVNGHPLVYLDSAASSQKPISVIEAVKQYYEHDNANVHRGVHTLGSRATDAYEGAREKVARFINAKRSEEIIFTRGTTTALNLVASSYARLNCQAGDEIVITPMEHHSNLIPWQQAAKATGATLKYIPLQPDGTIRLSDVEEVITDRTKVVSMTYVSNVLGTLNPVKQVAEIAHRHGAVMVVDGAQSTPHMKVDVQDLDCDFYAFSGHKMCAPTGIGVLYGKKSLLNNMEPIEFGGEMIDEVGLYESTWKEIPYRFEGGTPIIAGAVGLGAAIDFLEEIGMDEIERHEQQLTAYAMNRLSEIEGVTIYGPQKRAGLVTFNLGDVHPHDVATVLDAQGIAIRAGHHCCQPLMRWLEASSTARASLYLYNTEEDVDRLVKGLIQTKEYFGYAIG; encoded by the coding sequence ATGAACAGTGCGCAAATTCGTAAGCTCTTCCCGATCTTAGACCAGGAAGTTAACGGACATCCACTCGTCTACCTCGATAGTGCGGCTTCTTCACAGAAGCCGATCTCGGTCATTGAAGCGGTGAAGCAATACTATGAGCATGATAATGCCAATGTGCATCGCGGCGTTCACACGCTAGGATCTCGTGCCACAGACGCTTACGAAGGCGCGCGTGAGAAAGTGGCTCGATTCATTAACGCGAAACGCTCAGAAGAGATTATTTTCACGCGTGGAACGACCACAGCACTAAACCTAGTCGCAAGCTCCTACGCAAGGCTCAACTGCCAGGCAGGAGACGAGATTGTGATTACACCGATGGAACATCACAGTAATCTGATCCCTTGGCAGCAAGCGGCCAAAGCGACAGGAGCTACGCTCAAATATATTCCTTTGCAGCCGGATGGAACGATCCGATTGTCTGATGTTGAAGAGGTCATTACGGATCGTACGAAGGTTGTCTCGATGACTTACGTGTCCAATGTGCTTGGCACGCTGAACCCGGTGAAGCAGGTCGCTGAAATTGCACACCGCCATGGTGCGGTGATGGTCGTGGATGGCGCACAGAGTACACCGCACATGAAGGTGGATGTACAGGATCTAGACTGTGATTTCTATGCTTTTTCAGGTCACAAGATGTGTGCTCCGACAGGGATCGGCGTATTATATGGGAAGAAGTCTCTACTGAACAACATGGAGCCGATCGAATTCGGCGGTGAAATGATTGATGAAGTTGGGCTTTATGAGTCGACATGGAAAGAGATTCCTTATCGTTTTGAAGGCGGAACTCCGATCATTGCAGGGGCGGTTGGTCTTGGTGCAGCCATCGATTTCCTTGAGGAGATCGGGATGGATGAGATTGAACGTCATGAGCAGCAGCTCACAGCATATGCGATGAACCGCTTATCCGAAATTGAAGGCGTAACGATCTATGGACCACAGAAACGTGCAGGTCTCGTTACGTTCAATCTTGGCGATGTTCATCCGCATGATGTTGCAACGGTGCTGGATGCGCAGGGAATCGCGATTCGTGCAGGCCATCATTGCTGCCAGCCGCTGATGCGTTGGCTGGAAGCAAGTTCTACAGCACGCGCGAGTCTTTATCTGTATAATACAGAGGAAGACGTAGACCGCTTAGTGAAGGGTCTAATCCAGACGAAGGAGTATTTTGGCTATGCAATTGGATGA
- the sufD gene encoding Fe-S cluster assembly protein SufD, which yields MTTQTILPIDRETLAALSQSNNEPAWLSALRLEALELAGQLELPVVEKQKISRWNLDAYGTYTKSAAIQSLSELPESLQSLVKLEENSSVLVQRNSSVVFQQLSADLAAKGVIFTDLQTAVEKHADLVQKYLFQAVKKDENRLAALHTALWNGGVFVYVPKNVEVELPLQAVLMADDAAATFAPHVLLIADSNSRVTYVDNYLSTDAIALDQVVHNGVVEVFVNAGAHVRFASVHHLNATNVTYRRAVVENDGRIEWIIGEMHNGNAVSETMSVLKGNGSSSDAKVICAGTNDQKLSITTKAVHFGKSSDSQMFTRAVMRDQASSIINGITKIEKGATKANGEQTEKVLMLSPKARGDANPILLIDEDDVTAGHAASVGQVNPEQVYYLMSRGISKQDAERLIIHGFLAPVISEIPLENVQEQLRSLMERKLGQ from the coding sequence ATGACAACACAAACAATCCTTCCTATTGACCGTGAGACGTTAGCGGCGTTGTCGCAAAGCAACAATGAGCCAGCTTGGCTATCGGCGTTACGTTTGGAAGCTTTGGAGCTTGCAGGTCAATTGGAATTACCCGTAGTAGAGAAACAAAAAATTAGCCGTTGGAACTTAGATGCCTACGGAACCTATACGAAATCCGCAGCGATTCAATCGCTTAGCGAATTGCCGGAATCGTTGCAATCCCTCGTGAAGTTAGAAGAGAACAGCAGTGTTCTGGTACAACGCAATTCGAGTGTTGTGTTTCAGCAATTGTCTGCTGATCTAGCTGCGAAAGGTGTTATTTTCACAGATTTGCAGACAGCTGTAGAGAAACACGCAGATTTGGTGCAGAAATATCTATTCCAAGCTGTGAAGAAGGATGAGAACCGTCTTGCAGCCTTGCATACGGCATTATGGAACGGCGGCGTATTCGTCTATGTTCCGAAAAATGTAGAAGTGGAATTGCCTTTACAGGCCGTATTGATGGCGGATGACGCAGCAGCAACTTTCGCACCGCACGTATTGTTAATCGCAGATTCGAACAGCCGTGTTACGTATGTAGATAACTACTTGTCGACAGATGCCATCGCATTAGATCAAGTGGTTCATAACGGTGTTGTTGAAGTATTCGTCAACGCTGGCGCACATGTGCGTTTTGCTTCGGTTCATCACTTGAATGCTACGAACGTTACATACCGCCGCGCTGTGGTAGAGAACGACGGACGCATTGAGTGGATTATCGGTGAGATGCACAATGGTAATGCGGTATCGGAGACGATGTCCGTGCTTAAAGGCAACGGTTCTTCCTCGGATGCGAAAGTGATCTGTGCCGGTACGAACGACCAGAAGCTTAGCATCACAACAAAAGCTGTTCATTTCGGTAAAAGCTCTGACAGCCAAATGTTCACGCGTGCTGTCATGCGCGATCAAGCAAGTTCGATCATCAACGGGATTACAAAAATTGAGAAGGGCGCAACGAAAGCGAACGGCGAGCAGACAGAGAAAGTTCTTATGCTTAGCCCGAAAGCACGCGGAGACGCGAACCCGATCCTTCTCATTGACGAAGATGATGTAACAGCAGGACACGCGGCGTCGGTTGGACAAGTAAACCCTGAGCAAGTTTATTACTTAATGTCTCGCGGCATTTCGAAGCAAGATGCTGAACGCTTGATTATTCATGGATTCCTTGCTCCGGTTATTTCCGAGATTCCGCTTGAGAATGTTCAAGAACAACTTCGCAGCTTGATGGAAAGGAAGTTAGGACAATGA